One Campylobacter concisus DNA segment encodes these proteins:
- a CDS encoding ferrochelatase — MTIENLTHIINGQILNNPSISSVTSFAFEAKNIKRGYALIATQSDQIAPAIKQGAYAIISEEDITPSDEEIAFIKVASLQTAIIKLMRFEAIHKNIKFCAVNPFIKALLEKSHLEKNAHVIPENLTELFYKIFHANLFDTFFSDDTRILQRLSLLYETAWTDTNISVLNPSSIFFTTLIYDDKYYQNLSIPRVFAGMFCGLLGYLKKNNIGFKVTESRISSHFDPVFIDKDFKPVGFGSSFRAVIAEEDEELFLTESIFLRRNFSESELKFCLPKDSTLKVENAIFYENLDEIKKLQNFVYALVLCKKEELLDSLSQSKEQGGLF; from the coding sequence ATGACGATAGAAAATTTAACCCACATAATAAATGGGCAAATTTTAAACAACCCAAGCATCTCAAGCGTGACTAGCTTCGCGTTTGAGGCTAAAAATATAAAACGAGGCTACGCTCTCATCGCCACACAAAGCGATCAGATCGCACCTGCGATAAAGCAAGGCGCCTACGCTATCATTAGCGAAGAGGACATCACGCCAAGCGACGAAGAGATAGCCTTTATCAAGGTAGCAAGCCTGCAAACGGCTATCATCAAGCTCATGCGCTTTGAGGCGATCCATAAAAATATCAAATTTTGCGCGGTCAATCCCTTCATAAAAGCGCTTTTAGAGAAGTCGCACCTTGAAAAAAATGCCCACGTCATACCTGAAAATTTAACCGAGCTTTTTTACAAAATTTTTCATGCAAATTTGTTTGACACATTTTTTAGCGACGATACGAGGATACTTCAAAGACTCTCACTACTTTACGAGACAGCCTGGACTGACACAAACATAAGCGTGCTAAATCCAAGCTCGATCTTTTTTACAACGCTCATTTACGACGACAAATACTATCAAAATTTATCCATCCCTAGAGTTTTTGCTGGGATGTTTTGCGGACTTCTTGGCTATCTTAAGAAAAACAATATCGGCTTTAAAGTGACAGAAAGCAGGATTTCATCGCACTTTGACCCAGTCTTTATCGACAAAGACTTTAAGCCAGTTGGTTTTGGCAGCAGTTTTAGAGCGGTGATAGCCGAAGAAGACGAGGAGTTATTTTTGACTGAAAGTATATTTCTAAGGCGAAATTTCAGCGAGAGCGAGCTTAAATTTTGTCTGCCAAAAGATAGCACGCTAAAGGTTGAAAACGCCATTTTTTATGAAAATTTAGACGAGATAAAGAAGCTACAAAATTTCGTCTACGCCCTTGTGCTTTGCAAAAAAGAAGAACTACTTGATAGCCTAAGTCAAAGTAAAGAGCAAGGCGGGCTGTTTTAA
- the queC gene encoding 7-cyano-7-deazaguanine synthase QueC, which produces MYNFSKFKGQNMKKAVCIMSGGMDSTLCAVMAKRAGYDVVALHFDYNQRTMKREKRAFDEICERLGVVKKINLDVSFIAQIGGNSLTDKSMQIRKKGVSKDVPNTYVPFRNGVFISIAAALAEKEGAQAIYIGVVEEDSSGYPDCKESFIKSINEAINLGTSADFSCEIITPLVNLSKADIVSKSLELGSPIELTWSCYESEDEACGLCDSCRLRLNGFKKANAVDKIPYKK; this is translated from the coding sequence TTGTATAATTTTAGCAAATTTAAAGGGCAAAATATGAAAAAAGCAGTTTGTATAATGAGCGGCGGCATGGATAGCACGCTTTGCGCTGTGATGGCAAAGAGGGCTGGATATGATGTGGTCGCACTTCATTTTGACTATAACCAAAGGACTATGAAGCGAGAAAAGCGCGCGTTTGACGAGATCTGTGAGCGACTGGGCGTGGTTAAAAAGATAAATTTAGACGTTAGTTTCATCGCTCAAATAGGCGGAAATTCGCTAACTGATAAGAGCATGCAGATAAGAAAAAAAGGCGTTAGTAAGGACGTGCCAAACACCTACGTGCCGTTTAGAAATGGCGTATTTATCTCAATCGCCGCCGCGCTTGCCGAAAAAGAGGGGGCGCAGGCTATCTACATAGGCGTGGTCGAGGAGGATAGCTCTGGGTATCCTGACTGCAAAGAGAGCTTTATAAAAAGCATAAATGAGGCGATAAATTTAGGAACGTCGGCTGATTTTTCTTGCGAGATCATCACGCCACTTGTAAATTTAAGCAAGGCTGATATCGTCTCAAAGTCGCTTGAGCTTGGCTCACCAATAGAGCTTACATGGAGCTGCTACGAGAGCGAGGACGAGGCTTGCGGGCTTTGTGATAGTTGCAGGCTAAGGCTAAATGGCTTTAAAAAAGCAAACGCCGTTGATAAAATCCCTTATAAAAAGTGA
- a CDS encoding flagellar biosynthesis protein, which yields MKNLLLAIFAAFMLCGCAPKGIFVSLPDEQAPSSISKKTKIYIESVKDVRTFENDPKQASTPSLYKHNVNEVSAKEKQKYIGRTRNGYGKGLWNVILENNQNVSLVLKSRIEEAFKENGYQVVKDKSLIDENTLTASARVVKFWSYISLGFSKVGLNMDIDTLLSVKDKEIKTDLKRSEFYFLVTNDDFSNIIKTSLKEYKEKLAKQISELNLE from the coding sequence ATGAAAAATTTATTACTGGCGATATTTGCCGCCTTTATGCTTTGTGGCTGCGCTCCAAAGGGGATATTTGTGAGTTTGCCAGACGAGCAAGCACCTTCAAGTATTAGCAAAAAGACAAAAATTTACATCGAAAGCGTCAAGGATGTAAGAACCTTTGAAAACGACCCAAAACAAGCAAGCACCCCATCTTTATACAAGCACAATGTAAATGAAGTTAGTGCAAAAGAGAAGCAAAAATACATCGGCAGGACGAGAAATGGCTATGGCAAAGGGCTGTGGAACGTCATTTTAGAAAACAACCAAAACGTGAGCTTAGTGCTAAAGTCACGCATAGAGGAGGCCTTTAAGGAAAACGGCTATCAAGTCGTAAAAGACAAAAGCCTAATCGATGAAAACACGCTCACCGCAAGCGCAAGGGTAGTCAAATTTTGGTCGTACATATCGCTTGGTTTTAGCAAGGTTGGGCTAAATATGGATATAGACACGCTTTTAAGCGTCAAAGACAAAGAGATAAAGACCGATCTTAAGCGCTCTGAGTTTTATTTTCTAGTGACAAATGATGACTTTTCAAACATCATAAAAACGTCTTTAAAAGAGTATAAAGAGAAGCTTGCAAAACAGATAAGCGAGCTAAATTTAGAATAA
- the hcp gene encoding hydroxylamine reductase, with translation MKDMKMFCHQCEMSAEDGCGAKGQPMGTCGKSDTLALLQDTMVFGLKGLSAYRHHAHELGADTSNVDRVMADTLYFTLTNSNFNFDEHIKQLLEVGGAGVEVMNLLSEAHTAKFGIPTPVRVSQNKVEGKAILVSGHNLHALKALLEATKDKGINIYTHSEMLPAHGYPELRKYSHLKGNVGKAWFDQTKLFNEFKGAILMTTNCIVPLRSNCTYADRLFGYSIAGTNGVKHIENDDFTPLIECALACGDVSGFDSDESLVTGGHYKTILTLAPQILDAIKTGKIRRFFVIAGCDAPGKGREYYRELAASLPKDCVILTSSCGKFRFNDIDFGNVPGTELPRYIDLGQCNDSNGAVKIALALSEATGIAVNDLPVSIVLMWMEQKAVIILLALFSLGIKNINVGPSLPKFFNEEIINFLVDKFNVRPISGDAQADLKYFLGE, from the coding sequence ATGAAAGATATGAAGATGTTTTGCCATCAGTGCGAGATGAGCGCTGAGGATGGATGCGGTGCAAAGGGCCAGCCTATGGGCACCTGTGGCAAGAGCGACACGCTAGCGCTTTTGCAAGATACGATGGTTTTTGGCTTAAAAGGACTTAGTGCATACCGTCACCACGCGCACGAGCTAGGCGCTGATACTAGCAATGTCGATCGCGTTATGGCTGATACGCTTTATTTTACGCTTACAAACTCAAATTTCAACTTCGACGAGCACATCAAACAGCTTCTTGAAGTAGGCGGTGCTGGCGTTGAGGTGATGAACCTGCTAAGCGAGGCTCACACGGCTAAATTTGGTATCCCAACGCCAGTTAGGGTGAGCCAAAACAAGGTCGAGGGCAAGGCGATCTTAGTAAGCGGTCACAACTTACACGCCCTAAAAGCGCTACTTGAAGCGACAAAGGATAAAGGCATAAACATCTACACTCACTCAGAGATGCTACCAGCTCACGGATACCCAGAACTACGCAAGTATAGCCACCTAAAAGGTAACGTCGGCAAGGCGTGGTTTGACCAAACTAAGCTATTTAACGAATTTAAAGGCGCGATACTAATGACAACAAACTGCATCGTGCCACTACGCTCAAACTGTACATACGCTGACAGGCTATTTGGCTACTCGATCGCAGGCACAAACGGCGTAAAACACATCGAAAACGACGACTTCACACCACTTATCGAGTGTGCACTAGCTTGTGGCGACGTTAGCGGCTTTGATAGCGACGAGAGCCTAGTAACTGGCGGCCACTACAAGACTATACTAACTTTAGCCCCACAAATTTTAGACGCGATTAAGACTGGTAAGATCCGCAGATTTTTCGTGATCGCTGGCTGTGACGCGCCTGGCAAGGGACGTGAGTACTATAGAGAGCTAGCTGCTAGCCTTCCAAAAGACTGTGTGATACTTACTTCAAGCTGCGGTAAATTTAGATTTAACGACATCGACTTTGGCAACGTCCCAGGCACCGAGCTACCACGCTACATCGACCTTGGCCAGTGCAACGACAGCAACGGCGCAGTTAAGATCGCTCTTGCGCTAAGCGAGGCAACAGGCATCGCAGTAAATGACCTACCAGTTTCTATCGTGCTAATGTGGATGGAGCAAAAAGCGGTCATCATCTTGCTAGCGCTATTTAGCCTTGGCATCAAAAACATCAACGTCGGACCAAGCTTGCCTAAATTTTTCAATGAAGAGATCATAAATTTCTTAGTGGATAAATTTAACGTTAGACCAATTAGCGGCGACGCGCAAGCTGATCTAAAATACTTCTTAGGTGAGTAA
- a CDS encoding DUF1523 family protein: MIKFIKRICVSFVVLLHLFLALVVDYSFPHYASVQITGGDVKRMDKDGIIDAKNPADGPVRDVYFIYAKDAQNDQKVMAYRNEDTAWGFPFYFKFNSADIQAMAQGFANSDNNVTIKYYGYRISMLNEFRNVISIKDSGTNTSWPIASYVLYFILFISLIIWIRKINKAFAPKVENLETKKEAL, from the coding sequence ATGATCAAATTTATAAAAAGAATTTGCGTTAGTTTTGTCGTGCTTTTGCACCTATTTTTGGCTCTTGTAGTTGATTATTCATTCCCACACTACGCAAGCGTGCAGATAACTGGTGGCGACGTAAAACGCATGGACAAAGATGGCATAATAGACGCTAAAAACCCAGCCGATGGGCCTGTAAGAGATGTCTATTTTATCTACGCAAAAGATGCGCAAAATGACCAAAAGGTGATGGCTTATAGAAATGAAGATACGGCGTGGGGCTTTCCATTTTATTTTAAATTTAACTCAGCCGACATCCAAGCCATGGCTCAAGGCTTTGCAAATAGCGACAACAACGTCACTATCAAGTACTACGGATATAGAATTTCTATGCTAAATGAGTTTAGAAACGTGATCTCGATAAAAGATAGCGGCACAAACACCAGCTGGCCTATCGCTAGCTACGTGCTTTACTTCATCTTATTTATCTCGCTCATCATTTGGATAAGAAAGATAAACAAGGCTTTTGCGCCAAAAGTTGAAAATTTAGAGACAAAAAAAGAGGCTCTTTAA
- the ybeY gene encoding rRNA maturation RNase YbeY: MILCEESYPEILDQICSYLTPGEVELLFINKDEMRELNRSERGIDKTTDVLSFPLEFVIHAPLGSVVINKDMAKEKAAELNHSEDAETALLFTHGLLHILGFDHEKDDGQMREKECEVIAKFNLPKSLIVRSEDVRLIDLINKKG, from the coding sequence ATGATACTTTGCGAAGAGAGTTATCCAGAAATTTTAGATCAAATTTGCTCATATCTAACGCCTGGAGAAGTTGAGCTTCTATTTATCAACAAGGATGAGATGAGAGAGCTAAATAGATCTGAGCGTGGCATAGACAAAACCACTGACGTTTTAAGCTTCCCCTTAGAATTTGTCATCCACGCCCCACTTGGCTCGGTAGTCATAAACAAAGATATGGCAAAAGAAAAAGCTGCGGAGCTAAATCACAGCGAAGATGCCGAAACTGCGCTACTTTTCACACATGGCTTGCTGCATATCTTAGGCTTCGATCACGAAAAAGATGATGGGCAAATGAGAGAGAAAGAGTGCGAGGTAATAGCTAAATTTAACTTGCCAAAGAGCCTAATCGTAAGAAGCGAGGACGTTAGGCTCATTGATCTTATAAACAAAAAGGGCTGA